AAAATGATCTAGACGGATACTTAACCCCATTAGATCTACCTAATCCAGAAGATCATTTCAATGAATTAAGCAAAGCTACCGGAAGAATAATTGAAGCTTGTAGAAGAAACGAAAAAATTGCTATATGTGGTGATTATGATGCAGATGGTATAACTAGCACAGTACTTTTAGTTGAATTATTATCTAAGCTAGGTGCGAAGCCAATTCCATATATTCCTTCAAGACAGGATGATGGATACGGATTAAACATAAAAATGATAAATGAAATAAATAAAATAGAAATAAATTTAGTAATTACTGTTGATAATGGTATTTCAGCATTGAAAGCAATTAACAGATCAAATGAATTAGGTATAGATTTAATTATAACAGATCATCATAAAATACCTGACTTTAAAATTGATGTCTTTGCGATAATTCATCCAGAGAGATCACCAAGTAATTCTCCTTATAAATACTTAGCAGGTGTTGGTATTGCTTATATACTAGCTAAAAATTTATGTAATAAATTAAACTATGATATATATAAATCGTCTGCAAACGTATTATTTTGTATAGGAACAATAGCAGATATGGCTCCCCTTATAGGCGCTAACAGGAAACTCCTTAAAGAGTTTTTACCACAAATTAGAACTACAAATAATATTGGTGTGAAATCAATAATTAAAAAGCTATCAATTGATCAAATTGATATTACTCCAGAAGTCATAGCTTTTAAAATTGCACCATTAATAAATGCTGTAGGACGAATTGGAGACCCAAAAGTAATACTTTCTCTACTGTCTAATAAATCAGAAGATCATATTGATAAACATATTAAAGAATGCTTTTCATTAAATAAAGAAAGAAAACGATTAACTCAATTAATAGAAAAAGAAGCTTTGGAAATAGGTCAAACTCAATTTAGTAATGGCCAAAAGTTTCTAGTACTCACTAATAGTGAATGGCATCTTGGAGTTATTGGTATCGTTGCAGCAAGAATGGTTGAAAAGTTTAATTTACCTACCGCTATTATTTCACTTGGAAATGATGGATTATTTAGAGGTTCAATAAGATCAAATAATCTTCTTAAGGTCAATCATGCACTCGATGAATGTAGTGATCTTCTTATAGCTCATGGAGGACATGCAGCCGCTGCAGGATTCACAATTAAAGAAGAAAATATACCTAAACTTATGAAAAGAATAAATAAAATAGCTATTAGAGAATTTAAAGATTATAATTTAGATAAAACTATAACCCCCGATGCTTACATAAATCTTGTCGATATAAACCTTGATTTATATCGACAACTAATGTTAATTGGACCTTTTGGCATTATGAACAATGCTCCAATTTTTTGGACAAGAAAATGC
The sequence above is drawn from the Prochlorococcus marinus str. MIT 1013 genome and encodes:
- the recJ gene encoding single-stranded-DNA-specific exonuclease RecJ, which translates into the protein MTTDNNQIKRWILPSPINEVEIDNCSINYTLQKVLSRRGLDLKNDLDGYLTPLDLPNPEDHFNELSKATGRIIEACRRNEKIAICGDYDADGITSTVLLVELLSKLGAKPIPYIPSRQDDGYGLNIKMINEINKIEINLVITVDNGISALKAINRSNELGIDLIITDHHKIPDFKIDVFAIIHPERSPSNSPYKYLAGVGIAYILAKNLCNKLNYDIYKSSANVLFCIGTIADMAPLIGANRKLLKEFLPQIRTTNNIGVKSIIKKLSIDQIDITPEVIAFKIAPLINAVGRIGDPKVILSLLSNKSEDHIDKHIKECFSLNKERKRLTQLIEKEALEIGQTQFSNGQKFLVLTNSEWHLGVIGIVAARMVEKFNLPTAIISLGNDGLFRGSIRSNNLLKVNHALDECSDLLIAHGGHAAAAGFTIKEENIPKLMKRINKIAIREFKDYNLDKTITPDAYINLVDINLDLYRQLMLIGPFGIMNNAPIFWTRKCRVLDIYRLKGGHIKMTLNDGSGSIDAIKWNNTKKIKTNDLIDIAFYIEINKWKAKTNVQLNLIDIKNYSNTIELKIHNHLYKCKFISNKDILITNNKGQSICSRLSTHSKFNKSQEVFAKKILTFAEIALGKAA